The Synechocystis sp. PCC 6714 genome includes the window AATTCAGGTTTCATTGGTTCAATGGATTAAAATGCTTGCCCATAAGGCAACCAGTATTTTAGCTAACCTACTGTTTTTATTTTTTTAACATGGCTAATTCTTTTTCCCCATTCAAAATACCTTTTGCTCCATTTTTACTTTTTTCGGCCATTGCCTGTTCGGTCTATCCCCTGCAAAATGTCGGCGCAGAGCAGATTATTCCCCATCCATATTCAGTGGCTCAAAATTCTTCCAAACCATCGGTAACGGTGGAGAATCTCAGCGGTTTTCAAGGCATTATTACCGCTTTAAATGTCACCCCCGATGGTAAATATTTGGCAGTGGCCACGGCGGACGAACAAATTACCCTGATCAACTTGGCGAACCAAGAGGTTGTTTATGCCCAGAGGAGTCCCGTCAACAATTTTGCTGATTTAGCCATCAGTGCCGATGGTCAATGGTTGGCGATCGCCGCTGGTAATAACATTGATCTGCGCCGGGTTCGGGATGGCATGAGGGTGAAAACCCTATCTGGCCACAGCGACAAGGTCAGTGGCGTGGCCTTTAGTCCCGACGGAGAAAGGGTAGTTAGCGTTAGTGGTGGCGATCGCACCATTCGCATTTGGGAGCGGCAATCGGGCAACTTGTTACAAACCCTCGCTGACAACATTGGCCCCACCACCTCCGTTGTCTTTACCCCCGATGGCAGTCAATTTATCACCGGGGCCATCGGCGATGACCGCACCATTAAATTTTGGGATGCTAATGACTTTCAATTGCTAGGCACTTCCCCTAAACAACCGGGTTTTATCAACGGTTTAGCCGTTACCCCCGATGGCCGAAAACTGGTGGGGGCAGTGCGAAATTTCGTCAAAGCCTGGAATCTAGCCGATGCCAAGGAGTTATTTACCGTCAAAGGCCCCAGCCTAGAAATCAATACCGTTGCCGTTTCCCCCGATAGCCGTTGGGTAGCCACCGCCAATAAAGAGGGAAACATCATGATCTTCGATTTAGTCAACGGCAAACAGGTTACCACCCTGACTGGCCACAAAGGCTGGGTTCTGTCCTTGGCTTTTAGTCCCGAGGGCAACATTCTCTATAGCGGTGCGGAGGATAAAACCGTAAAAATTTGGGACCTTAGTCCACTAACTCGATAGTTTTGAATTTTGAATTTGACTGTAAAAAAACAATGGACATGGTCGACAGGACGTTAACATCCGTGAACAATTTGGTTACAACCTTGTCACGGAATTTGGTGTGAATCACCTTACTCAAAATATGACCGATTTTTGTTTGCTCACCGCCCTGGACATTGCCCAACTAATCCGTACCCGCCAAGTTTCCCCTTTGGAAGTTACCCAGTATTATCTCGACCGCCTGGGGCGCCATAATCGGCTATTGGGCAGTTTTGCCTATGTAGGCCAGGAGTCGGCGATCGCCGATGCTAAGGAAAAAACCGAATATTTAGCGGGAATGGGTAATTCTGAACCTTTGCCACCATTTTTTGGCGTACCCATGGCAGTCAAAGATTTAAACTGTGTGGCCGGTATGCCGGTGAGCTATGGAGTGGCCGCCCTCAGGGAAAATTTAGCCACCTACGATGACGGCGTTGTGGCCAAAATGAAAGCGGCGGGATTCACCATTCTAGGTAAAACCGTTACCTCCCAACTGGGATCATTTCCCTACACGGAACCCCCAGGCTTTTTGCCGGCCCGTAATCCTTGGCATTTAGACCACACTGCGGGGGGATCTAGCGGTGGCAGTGCAGCGGCGGTGGCGGCGGCTTTAGTCCCCATTGCCCAAGGTTCCGACGGGGGGGGATCTGTGAGAACTCCGGCGGCCTGTTGCGGCCTGGTGGGCTTTAAACCGAGTCGGGGT containing:
- a CDS encoding WD40 repeat domain-containing protein, with the translated sequence MANSFSPFKIPFAPFLLFSAIACSVYPLQNVGAEQIIPHPYSVAQNSSKPSVTVENLSGFQGIITALNVTPDGKYLAVATADEQITLINLANQEVVYAQRSPVNNFADLAISADGQWLAIAAGNNIDLRRVRDGMRVKTLSGHSDKVSGVAFSPDGERVVSVSGGDRTIRIWERQSGNLLQTLADNIGPTTSVVFTPDGSQFITGAIGDDRTIKFWDANDFQLLGTSPKQPGFINGLAVTPDGRKLVGAVRNFVKAWNLADAKELFTVKGPSLEINTVAVSPDSRWVATANKEGNIMIFDLVNGKQVTTLTGHKGWVLSLAFSPEGNILYSGAEDKTVKIWDLSPLTR